Genomic DNA from Candidatus Nitronereus thalassa:
AATATCTTCTCCATGGCGAAATAGGACTAGGCTGGAAATATACGGAACAAAACCAGGTTTATGAAAATCGATTCCAATACTGTCCGCAAGATTCACATGCTGAATATGGTGACGCACCCCTGCTAAGGCTCGAATCGTCCGTGGACGAAACCCCATAGGATTTGCCTCAAAATCATAATCATTAAATACAGACCACGCCCACCCAATCACGGCATCGGCATGGACATGAGGCCGATAAGAAAGTTGAAACTCTTCCACGAGTTCATCACGTAGAGCAATAATCCCCGCAATATCATCTAATCCAAAGGCATCAGTCGTCCCTAACGTCGCAATTATCGCGGCAATGCGTTTCCCACTGCGGAGCGCCGAGCGCGCCTGTTCACCAAGCACACCGACATCCATGGCATTGCGGGTATCCGTGGGAATCGTGATTAAACGTTTGGATCCCAAACCCAGCCATCCGGCGATATTGTAACGGCAATAGTGACTCGCATCACTGGCGAAAATTACCGCCTCTTCGCGCACACCATGTTCCATCGTGCCGGGAAGAGCTTTTTCCAATCCCGTTTTGACACCATACAAGGTGGTACCTGTCCCGCCAAACGTAAAAAACCCCCTAGCGCTGTTAGGGTCATAACCCAACAAGTGCGCGGTCATAGCCACCATCTCCACCTCAGCCAGGGACAACCGGTGACTATATTCATCCCATGACAAATTAGGATTATAAAGGGACGCGAGAAGCACACCGATGAGGGAGGAAATGGTCGGAGGCGGCACAACGTTCTGTTGCGTTTGGGGATGCCCGGGAATCGTTAGCCCAGCACAATAAGAAACCAAATCACTCGTCACGGCTTCGATAGTCATTCCTTGTTCCGGGACAACAGATTGACGCGCGAGGTCATAGTCCAACGGTTTTCGCTCGCCCAAAATCGGTCGTTGGCTTTTTAGTGCATCCACTTCATCCATCGCTCGCATGACACTATGGACAAGGTAGGAATCATGGACGCGATCCGAAATGGGTTGAGGAAACGCCAGGCGAATGTTCTCTAAAATATTGCGGTAGGGTATAGCCATGAAATTCTTCCTCCTTCAACGGTGAAAGAATCGACACGGGGGCAGGAAAAACGTACTTTCCCGATTATTTTAGCACACCTAAAGATTGTGGCTATGGAAAATCAGGAACATGTAAGAAGCCCAACTCTTCCTAAAGAGACACTCAAGATCCATCGCCTCGAGTCACCTTCCAGCTTTCAGACCCCCCTACCGGTATAAACCCGAATTGACTGGACATTCCCATTAAGTGCACCATGCCTTTTTAGTCAAACTACTCAGGGAACTAGTCATGAACATGCCTTCCAATCCCCTTATCATCAACCCTCATTGCCAGGTCAACATCGAATACTTAGGGCAGGGACGCCACAAAATCGTCATTGCAGATGACTTTTACCAACATCCCGAAAAAGTGCTACAATTGGCCCTGGAATTGCCATATACCGATAGGTTTGAGATCGTCGGTAATTTTCCTGGTGTTCGAGCCTCAATCAACCTCGAGATTCAGCCCATCTTTCAAAAAATCAGCGAACTCTGGGGTATCCCCCTTTATCAATTTTTTGATCCCCAACCCGTGGTCTTCCAGGGGATCACCAACAAAAATTATCTCCTTAACATTGGGCAACGACAGCCTCACATCGACCAAGACATTACCGCCATGGTGTATTTAAACCCGGAGGAGTCTTGTGTTGGAGGGACTGGGCTCTATAGACACCGGCCTACAGGCCTGGAACGAGTGCCTATCACACCAGACCAAGAAATCCGGAACCTTGCCGATAGATTAGAACTTAGTGATGAATTTTTGACCAGTGCGGAAGGCTATGAAAACTTTCAGAACAGTATGATATTCAACCCACTCTTCGCGAATCGCGACAACACCTATATCAACGAAGGGAACGAATACTGGGAATTACTGAAACTCATTAAAATGAAAACAAACCGACTGATCATTTTCGACGGGAGATGCTTTCATTCCCAATACATCTTTCCCGAACAATATACTGAAGCCTTTCGGGTTAACCAGATCATCTATTTGAGTCAAAAGCCAAAAAGCTGAGAAGAGGCCTACGCACGCCTGAATCTCTTTTTCCTGCCCGTCAAGACTTACGATTATCCCCAACGGATTCACAATCGCTCACAGGGCATGCTTGGAGTCAAGTATCAAAAATCGTTCGCCCCGTTCATCCCAAAGGCCTAGAATGGCTTAAGAATCTTAAAACCCTGTATTGACAAGGTATTTTGGACGTACCAATAGCATTTCCATTGTGTCAAAAGGAAAAACTCTAGTAAAGACGAAAATACGCCCACAAAACTTAGCAATTAAGAAAGGAAGCAGGTTATCCACAAGTACAGACCTTTACTTCTCCTCAGATTCCTCTTCTTGAAGATAGGTCTGGCCCTGATAGCGCTGGGCTATCCAAACAAACAGCATAGAAGCCCCAAGCATCACTCCAGCGAAAAACCAATAATAGGAGGCCCCTTCAAGCATGGAACTCCCATCCTCATTTTGGATAAAAAAATTCACTAATGACGTAAAGGCATTCCCAAGAGATACAGACAAGAGGAATAACGCCATGACGATAGACTTCATTGCTCGTGGGGCCTGTGTATAGGAAAACTCCAAACACGTAATCGACACCATCACTTCAGCAGAAGTCATGACTACAAAAGCCAGCAGTTGCCATACGATATTCGGTCGAAGGCCTTCCGCAATTTGCATTTCAATTTGTGCCGACAGAACAAACGCCACGACTGTGATAAAAAACCCTATGGCAATTTTTCGTAACGGCGTGAGGGGATAAAATCTTTCCACCCAAGGGTATACCGCATAGGAAAATATCGGGATCAATATCATAATGAGAAAAGGATTGACCACCTGAATCTGGGAAGGCAACCATTCAATACCTAGCCAGAATAAGTCCATGTGCTTAGCTTGCAATACCCATGCGGAGCCCGTTTGGTCATAGAGTGACCAAAAGAACGCCGAAAAAATAAAAATGGGAATTAGCCGCCAGATGGCGTGGAGATTCTCTGAAGTCCTCAACTCACTAAGAAATTCCTTCCCCTTTGGCGGAATGTGTGCATACTCCCACCGTCCAATCCAAAACACCCAGGTGGCCAACAACATCAATAGCCCGGGTACCCCAAAAGCCATATGAGGCCCGACGTGGTACAAGAGCCAAGGCGTCAACAAAGTCGAGATACCCGCCCCAAGGTTAATGGAAAAATAAAACCAATAAAATGCCTTCGAGAGTAAATGTCGATTGGCAAAACCAAACTGATCACCAAGATTGGCAGAGACGCAAGGCTTAATGCCCCCAGAACCGATGGCAATCAGGGTTAACCCCACTGCCAGACCGAGTCGGGTTTGATCCACAGCCAAGGCCAGGTGGCCAATACAATAGACAATTGACAGCACAACAATAGTTCGAAATTTTCCCCAATAAACATCCGCAACCAACGATCCCAGGATCGGGAAAAAATATACGGCTGAGGCAAAGAGATGAAAATACTTTCTTGCTTCGGCTTCTCCCATTACATCAATGCTACCATCATGGTTCAGTAAGTACTCGGTCATAAACACGACCAAAATGGCCCGCATGCCATAATAACTAAAACGCTCTGCGGCCTCATTCATTACCAAAAAAGGAATAGCCGATGGCATCCGGTCAGTTGGCAGGGGAGTTGTTCGGTAAGATGTCATTTTCAGGATTAGAAAAATTAGAAAAAATAGCTGGTAAAGTTGATGCCCCTAGGACTTAGACCACTCTCAACCCAAATCAGTGTATAGCACAGAGAGTAGGGCTTGAGAAGGTAGAATACTATTGAACAAGTTGGGTGGAGGTAAATTGAGAGAGGACTTAGGATGAGCCAACAGATTGTGCGGCCAATCGTTTTTCAAGGGCCCGGCAGGCCCGACTACATTCTTTTTGAAACACAGTAATGAGTTTATCAATACCCTCAAGAGTGCCAGTTTCGCCTAATTTTTCTAATTCCATAGCACTGGCAGCTAAGGCCCGCGCTCCGATATTAAAACTACTTCCTCTCACGGCATGAGCCGCCTTGCGAAGAGCCATGAGATCTCGATCTTGAATGGCAGACTCAATAGCTGCCACATGTTTGGGTTGGTCTGTCAAAAACTGTTGAATGACCGATTGGAGAAAATCTGGCTGCTCGGCATCACCAAGGGACTCGAGTTCCTTGAGAACCTGTTCATCGAGACACCCTCCCCAAGACTCCTCCTGGCCAGTGAGAAAATTTCCTGCAGGAGTCTTGGGAAGCCACCGAAGTACAACCTCTTCGAGAGTCGCTGGCTTCACAGGTTTCGCAATATAGTCATCCATACCTTGTTCCAAACATTTCTCGCGGTCGCCTTTCATCGCATTTGCGGTCATGGCAATGATAGGAATATGAGTCAAATGCGGAAAGTCCGCCATTTCCCTTCCCCCTGGATTGTCCATATTCGCCTCACGCCTTCGAATGGCTTGCGTCGCTTCAAATCCATCCATTTCAGGCATCTGACAATCCATGAGAATCATATGATACTGTCCCTGCTCCCAAGCGTTCACTGCTTCAAGGCCATTTTTCACGACATCCGGGCGAAAGCCCAGGCGTTCCAGCATTCGCACCGCAACTTTTTGGTTCACTAGATTATCTTCTGCTAATAAAATATGGACCGCTTCTCTTCGTTGGACTTCCTTGACTGTATGTTGAGTGACCAGCTTTGCGGCATCGGTCTTTCCTTCGGCCCCCATCAACATCATTAAACTGTTAAACAGCACCACCTGGCGAATTGGCTTGGTTAAATAGGCTGCAATGCCCACTTGTTTGGCTTTCTCCGCATCTCCCCGTCGCCCCAAGGAGGTGAGCATGACCAGTTTCACCGAGGATAAAACAGGATCCCGTTGAATAGATTGGGCTAACGCAAGCCCATCCATGTGTGGCATCTGCATATCCAGCAGAGCAAGATCAAACTTGTTCCCATCTTCCGCGGCCTGCCGAAGAACCTGCAGGGCTGATGGCCCATCCAGCACACTCACACTCTGCATGTCCCAGGCTTTGACATAATATTCCAAAATTTTCTGGTTGGTGACGTTATCATCGACAATTAAGACGCGCAGACCTTTTAAATTCCCTCGTCCCCCGTCATTGGTCGGATCACCCACATGAGCTACTGGTTCCAAACATACTGTAAACCAAAATGTCGTGCCCTTCCCTGCCTCGCTCGTAAATCCGATTTGTCCGCCCATTAACTCCACTAATTGCTTACAAATCGCCAACCCTAATCCTGTTCCACCATACTTTCGGGTCGTTGAGCTATCGGCCTGGGTGAACGATTGAAATAATCGGGCTTGGTGTTCCATTGGAATACCAATTCCTGTATCAGCCACCTCCACTCGAAGTACGATTCCTCTTTGGCTATCGTGGACCTTATTGACACGAACCACCACTTCACCTTCTTCCGTAAACTTCACGGCATTCCCCACTAAATTAATCAACACTTGGCGAAGCCGCCCAGGATCTCCCTTCAATTCGTGTGGTATATCCGAATGCAAAAGGCAGGCAAGTTCAATGCCTTTGGCTTCTGCTTTCTCTGCTAGCAATTCCACCACTTCTTCCACGGCAACTCGAAGATCAAAATCAATAATTTCCAAATCAAGCTTGCCCGCTTCAATCTTGGAAAAATCTAGGATGTCATTAAGAATAGTGAGCAACGCTTCCGCAGAATTTCTCACCGTTTCAGCAAATTCCCGTTGTTCGGTGGACAAGGGAGTGTCAAGCAGCAATCCGGTCATGCCAATCACGCCATTCATCGGCGTGCGGATTTCATGGCTCATGTTAGCCAGAAACTCCGATTTGGTCCTGGCGGCCGCTTCCGAAGCTTCTTTGGCTCGCACCAATTCCTCTTGGACCTCTTTACGTTCGATGACGCGGCCCAATTGCACGCCCACGGATACCATCGAATCCAAAAGCCGATCATCAACTTCATTATGTTTATCTGAGAAAAACTCCATCACCGCCACCACATCCACTCCTACGACAATGGGCGATGCAAAACTTGATACGAAACCCACAGATTGGGCAAGGGATGAGCGAGTCGAGATCAAGTCTTTGCCCACATCATGCGTTACGATGGCTTGACGACTTTGATGAACCTGGCCGGGAAGGCATTCTCCCGAAGCCAGCGAGAGCCTGTCCGTTGCCGAACGAAACTCCCCATACCGAGTAGGATGATCCAGGAACCAAATATTCGTAGAAGTCAGCCGGTATTCTTCCCTGTTATACAACCACACATGCCCCACCGGCCATCCCAACAAGGAACATACCCAATTCAAGCTCGACTCCAACGCCAACTCCACGGTAGGGGCCTCGTTGGCTGCAGAGGCCACGCCTTGATGAAGCTGGACAAGCATCGTCTCTTGCAATAGGGCTCGTTCCGATTGGCGACGTTCACGGATATCCCTGAGGAAGGCGCTGAAGCAATGAGTATCCCCCATTCGTAGCGGACAGAGGGACATCTCCACTGGAAACTCTGTGCCTTCGCGGTTCATGGCCAAGGCCTCCGCTCGCCTGTTCAGTAACGTTCCGTCTCCAGCATCTAAAAAACGTTGGATGCCACGGCCATAACTCTCGCGATATTGGGAGCCCAAGACGACCTCCGTGAACACTTGCCCTTTCACCTCGTGCTCCTTCCATCCAAACAACCGTTCGGCTTGGGGATTCCAATGGGTAATCAGCCCATTGTCATCAAAGGTGACAATGGCGTCTAGGGCTTGTTCAATAATGAGGAGGGCCTGAAGACCTGCAAAGTTCTGTGACTCGCCAGATACCGAAGCAGCCTCGTGGGAAATTTTGTTCGGAAATGAATCAGTCATAAAGACAGAATCCAGACAAACCCTCACGGGATAATGAGAAATATCCGGTGAGGGTGATAAGGACCATTGCAGCCTTTAATTAAGAAATGAGAGTCGCTTCGTAGAACTCATGACAACCCACCTGTGGACACACGAATGCAGTGAGAATCGAAAATGCCATGCAAACTGTCTTGGAACTAAATTTTATTGGAAGTCAGCCCACCCTGATGGAGCCATTCCTTCACTTCGTCCTGGACCAAACGAAAGTGTTTCCCCACTTTATGAGCTGGCAATCCCCCATCATGAATGAGTTTATAGACCGATGACTTAGGGATTTTTAAAAAATTGGCCACGTCGGAAATAGTCAAGATTCCGTCGTTTAACATGGGAGCCTCCTTATCCTTACGGGATATTGGAGAAGGTCCTGATTGAGGAGCCGTGGGTTTTCTGAATGTCCCGTGAGCCATCCAGAATAGAGTGCCAAGAATCGGCGCCAGCGACCATTCTTGCTGTGCAAAAAAAAAGCACAAAGCAAGACCTTCACCAATTTTGTGAATGGCCTTCCCTCATGCCATCAACCAACAGGCCATGTATCCTGCGTGCTTGGCTGGAAGCCCTGTCATGCGCCTCAACTCGCGGCCCGAAGCCATTCATTAGGCACATCGTTAATTTATCGTCGGATTTACCGCCTGTTAACTCTTTTCGGTCTTAGCCTGGTAGACTTAAGCCTTTTTCGTCAGGGTTGAATGATTTTCTAAGACCGATTCCACTTGTCGTCGTAAATCTCCTAACAACTTCGACTTAAAGGCATCTTTGGTCTTCGTTAATACTTGAATGGTTTGATACATCACTTCTCTATAACGCTGGCAATGAGGACAAATCCCCTGGACGTTGAAATCAGTGTGTTCCCTATCATCACCCTGTTTGATGAAATCAATAGTAGTTTTGAGCCCTGTAGATACAGAAGCCAAATACCCAACGGCATGATCCAAATATTTGCTGATCGCCAACGGGCGGAAATCCTCACGAGGACTTGTGCCTCTCGTTGTCTCCACATTCTCAATAGCTTCGAGGGTGCCAATCAGAGCCGTCATCTCCTCTTTGGTTTTTCGAACCCTCCGAACGAATTGCCCTTTTTTTACAGCCGAGTCGATTAACCCCAATAACTCATCAAAATTAATAGGCTTTTGAAGGTAATCAAAGACTGCCATCCGAAAGGAATGCACCGCCGTGTCCACGGAAGGATAGCCCGTAATCACAATAATGGGCAATCCCAGGTATTTATCATGGACTGCATTCAGGAATTCCAATTGTCCATTTCCCGGCATATTGATATCACTGATTACCAAGTCATATTCGTTCTGTTGCAATAATGCCCTGGCTTCATTGGCATCCATCGCGCAATCACATT
This window encodes:
- a CDS encoding pyridoxal phosphate-dependent decarboxylase family protein translates to MAIPYRNILENIRLAFPQPISDRVHDSYLVHSVMRAMDEVDALKSQRPILGERKPLDYDLARQSVVPEQGMTIEAVTSDLVSYCAGLTIPGHPQTQQNVVPPPTISSLIGVLLASLYNPNLSWDEYSHRLSLAEVEMVAMTAHLLGYDPNSARGFFTFGGTGTTLYGVKTGLEKALPGTMEHGVREEAVIFASDASHYCRYNIAGWLGLGSKRLITIPTDTRNAMDVGVLGEQARSALRSGKRIAAIIATLGTTDAFGLDDIAGIIALRDELVEEFQLSYRPHVHADAVIGWAWSVFNDYDFEANPMGFRPRTIRALAGVRHHIQHVNLADSIGIDFHKPGFVPYISSLVLFRHGEDIKLLQRPQEQMPYLYQFGSHRPGMFTIETSRPGTGILAALANMKLFGKQGLQVIIGHIVEMTQLLREHLEGHACTTVLNRDNFGTVTVFRAYPPGVDTFRIKEKELHESLHREQLLAHNEYNRQVFHYVHEEAMAGRGAVLSLTDCYRHTDYGEPIVALKSFILSPFVDEEIIEVIVKKVLEAREEIEG
- a CDS encoding DUF6445 family protein, which translates into the protein MNMPSNPLIINPHCQVNIEYLGQGRHKIVIADDFYQHPEKVLQLALELPYTDRFEIVGNFPGVRASINLEIQPIFQKISELWGIPLYQFFDPQPVVFQGITNKNYLLNIGQRQPHIDQDITAMVYLNPEESCVGGTGLYRHRPTGLERVPITPDQEIRNLADRLELSDEFLTSAEGYENFQNSMIFNPLFANRDNTYINEGNEYWELLKLIKMKTNRLIIFDGRCFHSQYIFPEQYTEAFRVNQIIYLSQKPKS
- a CDS encoding POT family MFS transporter, translated to MNEAAERFSYYGMRAILVVFMTEYLLNHDGSIDVMGEAEARKYFHLFASAVYFFPILGSLVADVYWGKFRTIVVLSIVYCIGHLALAVDQTRLGLAVGLTLIAIGSGGIKPCVSANLGDQFGFANRHLLSKAFYWFYFSINLGAGISTLLTPWLLYHVGPHMAFGVPGLLMLLATWVFWIGRWEYAHIPPKGKEFLSELRTSENLHAIWRLIPIFIFSAFFWSLYDQTGSAWVLQAKHMDLFWLGIEWLPSQIQVVNPFLIMILIPIFSYAVYPWVERFYPLTPLRKIAIGFFITVVAFVLSAQIEMQIAEGLRPNIVWQLLAFVVMTSAEVMVSITCLEFSYTQAPRAMKSIVMALFLLSVSLGNAFTSLVNFFIQNEDGSSMLEGASYYWFFAGVMLGASMLFVWIAQRYQGQTYLQEEESEEK
- a CDS encoding response regulator, with amino-acid sequence MTDSFPNKISHEAASVSGESQNFAGLQALLIIEQALDAIVTFDDNGLITHWNPQAERLFGWKEHEVKGQVFTEVVLGSQYRESYGRGIQRFLDAGDGTLLNRRAEALAMNREGTEFPVEMSLCPLRMGDTHCFSAFLRDIRERRQSERALLQETMLVQLHQGVASAANEAPTVELALESSLNWVCSLLGWPVGHVWLYNREEYRLTSTNIWFLDHPTRYGEFRSATDRLSLASGECLPGQVHQSRQAIVTHDVGKDLISTRSSLAQSVGFVSSFASPIVVGVDVVAVMEFFSDKHNEVDDRLLDSMVSVGVQLGRVIERKEVQEELVRAKEASEAAARTKSEFLANMSHEIRTPMNGVIGMTGLLLDTPLSTEQREFAETVRNSAEALLTILNDILDFSKIEAGKLDLEIIDFDLRVAVEEVVELLAEKAEAKGIELACLLHSDIPHELKGDPGRLRQVLINLVGNAVKFTEEGEVVVRVNKVHDSQRGIVLRVEVADTGIGIPMEHQARLFQSFTQADSSTTRKYGGTGLGLAICKQLVELMGGQIGFTSEAGKGTTFWFTVCLEPVAHVGDPTNDGGRGNLKGLRVLIVDDNVTNQKILEYYVKAWDMQSVSVLDGPSALQVLRQAAEDGNKFDLALLDMQMPHMDGLALAQSIQRDPVLSSVKLVMLTSLGRRGDAEKAKQVGIAAYLTKPIRQVVLFNSLMMLMGAEGKTDAAKLVTQHTVKEVQRREAVHILLAEDNLVNQKVAVRMLERLGFRPDVVKNGLEAVNAWEQGQYHMILMDCQMPEMDGFEATQAIRRREANMDNPGGREMADFPHLTHIPIIAMTANAMKGDREKCLEQGMDDYIAKPVKPATLEEVVLRWLPKTPAGNFLTGQEESWGGCLDEQVLKELESLGDAEQPDFLQSVIQQFLTDQPKHVAAIESAIQDRDLMALRKAAHAVRGSSFNIGARALAASAMELEKLGETGTLEGIDKLITVFQKECSRACRALEKRLAAQSVGSS
- a CDS encoding helix-turn-helix domain-containing protein, producing the protein MLNDGILTISDVANFLKIPKSSVYKLIHDGGLPAHKVGKHFRLVQDEVKEWLHQGGLTSNKI
- a CDS encoding response regulator, whose product is MASSAKILLADDEKTFLHSTADLLRDQGYECDCAMDANEARALLQQNEYDLVISDINMPGNGQLEFLNAVHDKYLGLPIIVITGYPSVDTAVHSFRMAVFDYLQKPINFDELLGLIDSAVKKGQFVRRVRKTKEEMTALIGTLEAIENVETTRGTSPREDFRPLAISKYLDHAVGYLASVSTGLKTTIDFIKQGDDREHTDFNVQGICPHCQRYREVMYQTIQVLTKTKDAFKSKLLGDLRRQVESVLENHSTLTKKA